The following proteins come from a genomic window of Mariniflexile sp. TRM1-10:
- the nirB gene encoding nitrite reductase large subunit NirB codes for MKKIIVVGNGMVGYKFCEKFVDLAKDKKFQLTVFGEEPRPAYDRVHLSEFFQNKDAKALEMAPREWYESHNIELITDERVTDIHRVSKKVTTSKDVNYKYDYLVLATGSAPFVPNIPGVEKKGIFVYRTIEDLEAMLSYADKLKKDRKDTIKAAVLGGGLLGLEAAKAVMDMGFEPHVVEFASKLMPRQLDTRASKVLQEKIESLGIHVHLSKATNKILGDKSITGMEFGEYDKIDVEMLVISAGIRPRDELAKTCFLDMGTRGGIVVNDRMQTSDPEIYAIGEVALYNQMIYGLVAPGYDMAGVAVNQIIGNSEVLMESDIDMSTKLKLIGVDVASYGEPFMPVEKGYSIIYENKTKNLYKRINISHDGKKLLGGILVGDASDYNMFHQIYLNGLPIPADAEELIIGSRGEGGSSFGSVMDIPDAAQVCSCESVTKGAICCSITEGDCQNLGDVIAKTKATTGCGGCKPMVVDLVNETLKSLGKEVKETLCEHFSFNRQELYDLVKVNKVEDYDEALNLFGEGDGCEVCKPALASIFATITMETPNKQVAIQDTNDRFLANIQRNGTYSVVPRIAGGEITPDKLIVIGEVAKKYDLYTKITGGQRIDLFGAQLHELPLIWKELIDAGFESGHAYGKSLRTVKSCVGSTWCRYGMHESVTFAIEIENRYKGLRSPHKLKGGVSGCIRECAEARGKDFGLIAVEGGWNLYVCGNGGATPKHAILFAEQLDDATAIKYLDRFLMFYIRTAGPLVRTAPWLEKLDGGIEYLKKVVIEDSLGIAEELELEMEGLVNKYECEWKQAIEDPNMAKRFKHFVNSDDTDDNLVFVPMRDQKMPKAW; via the coding sequence ATGAAAAAAATTATTGTTGTAGGAAATGGTATGGTGGGATATAAGTTTTGTGAAAAATTTGTAGACCTCGCAAAAGACAAAAAATTTCAGTTAACTGTTTTTGGTGAAGAACCTAGACCAGCATATGATCGTGTTCATTTAAGTGAGTTTTTTCAAAATAAAGATGCGAAGGCTCTTGAAATGGCCCCTAGGGAATGGTACGAATCGCATAATATTGAACTAATTACGGACGAACGCGTAACAGACATTCATCGTGTTTCTAAAAAAGTAACGACTTCAAAGGATGTAAACTATAAATACGATTACTTAGTATTGGCAACAGGTTCTGCGCCTTTTGTGCCAAATATTCCTGGTGTTGAGAAAAAAGGCATTTTTGTTTATAGAACTATTGAAGATTTGGAAGCGATGCTTTCATACGCCGATAAACTTAAAAAAGACAGAAAAGATACGATAAAAGCAGCTGTATTAGGAGGTGGATTATTAGGTTTAGAGGCGGCTAAGGCGGTTATGGATATGGGCTTTGAGCCACATGTAGTAGAGTTTGCGTCTAAGTTAATGCCGCGCCAGTTAGATACACGAGCTAGTAAAGTATTGCAGGAGAAAATAGAATCTTTGGGGATTCATGTGCATTTGTCCAAAGCCACCAATAAAATACTGGGAGATAAAAGTATTACAGGCATGGAGTTTGGCGAATACGATAAAATAGATGTTGAAATGCTTGTTATTTCAGCTGGAATTAGGCCTCGTGATGAGTTAGCCAAAACCTGTTTTTTAGATATGGGAACGCGTGGAGGTATCGTTGTTAACGATAGAATGCAAACATCCGATCCGGAAATTTACGCCATTGGCGAGGTTGCTTTGTATAACCAAATGATATACGGTTTGGTAGCTCCAGGGTATGATATGGCTGGGGTTGCCGTCAATCAAATTATAGGGAATTCCGAAGTTTTAATGGAAAGTGACATCGATATGTCTACCAAGCTTAAATTGATTGGTGTAGATGTGGCGAGTTACGGTGAGCCTTTTATGCCTGTTGAAAAGGGGTATTCTATTATTTATGAAAATAAAACCAAAAATTTATATAAACGTATTAATATCAGTCATGATGGAAAAAAACTTTTAGGAGGGATTTTGGTAGGTGATGCGTCTGATTATAACATGTTCCACCAAATTTATTTAAACGGATTGCCAATACCTGCGGATGCCGAAGAGTTAATTATTGGTAGCAGAGGAGAAGGTGGTTCATCGTTTGGTAGTGTGATGGATATTCCAGACGCGGCGCAGGTTTGTTCTTGTGAGAGTGTTACAAAAGGCGCTATATGCTGTTCTATAACCGAAGGCGATTGTCAAAATTTAGGCGATGTCATAGCCAAAACCAAAGCAACAACAGGTTGTGGAGGTTGTAAACCTATGGTGGTAGACTTAGTGAATGAAACCCTTAAATCTTTAGGGAAAGAAGTTAAAGAAACCCTTTGCGAGCACTTTAGTTTTAACCGTCAGGAATTATACGATTTAGTAAAAGTTAATAAAGTTGAAGATTACGATGAAGCGCTTAACCTATTTGGAGAAGGCGATGGTTGCGAGGTTTGTAAGCCAGCATTGGCATCCATTTTTGCGACCATTACTATGGAAACTCCAAACAAGCAAGTAGCTATTCAAGATACAAACGATCGGTTTTTGGCAAACATACAGCGTAATGGAACCTATTCGGTAGTGCCAAGAATTGCAGGTGGTGAAATAACACCCGATAAATTGATTGTTATTGGTGAAGTTGCTAAAAAATACGATTTATATACGAAGATAACAGGTGGTCAACGTATCGATTTATTCGGTGCCCAATTACATGAATTGCCACTCATTTGGAAAGAATTAATTGATGCTGGTTTTGAAAGTGGCCATGCTTACGGAAAATCGTTAAGAACCGTAAAAAGTTGTGTAGGTTCTACCTGGTGTCGTTACGGTATGCATGAAAGTGTGACCTTTGCCATTGAAATTGAAAACCGTTATAAAGGCTTGCGGTCACCACATAAATTAAAAGGTGGTGTTTCAGGTTGTATTAGGGAATGTGCCGAAGCCAGAGGTAAGGATTTTGGATTGATTGCTGTAGAAGGTGGTTGGAATTTATACGTATGTGGTAATGGTGGTGCAACACCAAAACACGCCATTCTTTTTGCTGAACAATTAGATGATGCCACGGCTATAAAGTACTTAGATAGATTCTTAATGTTCTACATACGCACCGCAGGTCCTTTAGTAAGAACAGCACCATGGTTAGAAAAATTGGATGGCGGTATTGAATACTTAAAGAAAGTGGTTATAGAAGATTCGTTAGGAATTGCTGAAGAATTGGAATTAGAAATGGAAGGACTTGTAAATAAATATGAGTGTGAGTGGAAACAAGCCATTGAAGACCCGAATATGGCAAAACGTTTCAAACATTTCGTAAATTCGGATGATACAGATGATAACTTGGTATTTGTACCAATGCGCGACCAAAAAATGCCAAAGGCTTGGTAA
- a CDS encoding YheT family hydrolase, whose amino-acid sequence MPIIESTYKPPFFFKKGFVSTVYSGLVRKVSLKQERERITLNDGDFLDLDWSFSKEKSNKLIILLHGLEGHAQRPYVTGTAKLFNNHGIDAVCVNFRGCSGEDNLKYYSYHSGATQDLETVINDAILNKKYSEIYLKGISLGANIILKYLGEREVVPQEVKSAIAISVPCHLYGSAKELHNFKNILFHDRFKKHLVNRLKIKQKNFDKELSIEEIASIKTLYDFDTIYTSKAHGFKDALDYYEQCSSLQFLPNIKVPTLIINALNDSFLSPECYPVKEAKQNPNLYLEMPNFGGHVGFIDKGNVYYNEKRALEFVKNH is encoded by the coding sequence ATGCCAATAATAGAATCCACATACAAGCCGCCATTCTTTTTTAAAAAAGGTTTTGTTTCAACTGTATATTCGGGGTTAGTTCGTAAAGTTTCTTTGAAACAAGAACGCGAACGGATTACTTTAAACGATGGTGATTTTCTGGATTTGGATTGGAGTTTTTCAAAAGAAAAAAGCAATAAACTCATCATTTTACTTCACGGATTGGAAGGGCATGCCCAACGTCCTTATGTAACTGGTACAGCAAAACTGTTTAATAACCATGGTATAGATGCTGTTTGCGTGAATTTTAGAGGCTGCAGTGGTGAAGACAATTTAAAGTATTATAGCTACCATTCGGGAGCAACCCAAGATTTAGAAACGGTAATAAATGACGCTATTTTAAATAAAAAGTACTCTGAAATTTATTTAAAAGGTATCAGTTTAGGTGCCAACATCATTTTAAAATATTTAGGAGAGCGTGAGGTTGTACCACAGGAAGTAAAATCGGCCATAGCCATTTCTGTACCTTGTCATCTGTATGGTTCGGCTAAAGAACTACACAATTTTAAAAACATTTTGTTTCACGATCGGTTTAAAAAACACTTGGTAAACCGATTAAAAATCAAGCAAAAAAACTTCGATAAGGAGTTAAGTATTGAAGAGATAGCTTCAATTAAAACATTATATGATTTTGATACTATTTACACATCCAAAGCGCATGGTTTTAAAGATGCTTTGGATTATTATGAGCAATGTAGCAGTCTGCAATTCCTTCCTAACATAAAAGTGCCTACGCTCATAATAAACGCCCTTAATGATTCCTTTTTATCACCCGAATGTTATCCTGTAAAAGAAGCTAAACAAAACCCGAATTTATATTTAGAAATGCCAAATTTTGGAGGTCATGTTGGATTTATTGATAAAGGAAATGTTTATTACAATGAAAAACGCGCTTTAGAGTTTGTCAAAAATCATTAA
- a CDS encoding DUF4202 domain-containing protein — MKPTRFEIAIALIDKKNSEDINTYHSHGLDFPKELLYAQRMSQKLLQFKPDASRALQIAARAQHICRWKIARDEYPMDRVGYLKWRETLKKMHADITADILKEVGYEDEFIERVSFLINKKLIKKNEESQAIEDVICLVFLDYYFEEFAAKHEDEKVIDILQKTWVKMSEEGHAEALKIKYSDKSLALIKQAIS, encoded by the coding sequence ATGAAGCCAACAAGATTTGAAATTGCCATTGCATTAATTGATAAAAAAAATTCCGAAGACATTAACACCTACCATAGCCATGGTTTGGATTTTCCAAAAGAATTGTTGTACGCGCAACGTATGTCCCAAAAGTTGTTGCAGTTTAAACCCGATGCTTCAAGAGCACTTCAAATTGCAGCCAGAGCACAACATATTTGCCGTTGGAAAATAGCCAGGGATGAATATCCAATGGATCGAGTGGGCTATTTAAAGTGGCGTGAAACACTTAAAAAAATGCACGCTGATATCACAGCGGACATTTTAAAGGAAGTCGGTTACGAAGATGAATTCATTGAACGCGTGTCTTTTTTAATTAATAAAAAGCTCATTAAAAAGAATGAAGAAAGCCAAGCCATTGAAGATGTTATTTGTTTGGTGTTTCTAGATTATTATTTTGAAGAATTTGCAGCCAAACATGAAGATGAAAAGGTGATTGATATTCTTCAAAAAACATGGGTTAAAATGTCTGAAGAAGGACATGCAGAAGCGTTAAAAATTAAATATTCAGATAAAAGTTTGGCGTTAATAAAACAGGCTATTTCTTAA
- a CDS encoding FdhF/YdeP family oxidoreductase: protein MSSSPKDKAKTPEGFSNLKTKTPPKNSVGMPAIKAAVGHAVKYMNPADALKISLKLNQKGGFDCPGCAWPDPDDARSFLGEYCENGIKAMAEEAQNKTIGAEFFANHSVDELAGWSDFEIGKSGRLSEPLFLASGATHYQPISWDDAFKKVGTHLNALDSPNDAVFYTSGRTTNEAAFLYQLFVREFGTSNLPDCSNMCHEASGSALSETLGIGKGSVTLDDLYKAELVIVMGQNPATNHPRMLTALEKCKKNGGKIMAINPLPEAGLVKFTNPQNPYKLLTGGTKITDVFVPITINGDVAFIKALLIKLLEKETIDGGVVDEGFIKEFTHGYEAFVSDLKTYNFEDCLQASGVSKEIFDEAFHLILNNNKIIICWAMGLTQHQNAVDNIRELVNLLLLKGSIGKEGAGTCPVRGHSNVQGDRTVGIWESAPQAFLDKIEAKYGFKPSPKHGYSVIDAIKAMYEKKAKVFFGMGGNFISAVPDTLYAAQALANCNLTVHVSTKLNRSHLVTGKEALILPCLGRSEKDYQKTGIQVQSVENSMGIVSSTKGVLEPCSKKIISEVAVVCGMAHATLKNRTKINWLQYKDDYNLVRHDIQEVVDGFDDYNSKLKQPSGFYLPNGARYRNFKTKTGKANFSLNRLPKWKLKDGELVMMTIRSHDQFNTTIYGLNDRYRGIYNERRIIFMNRDDMATRGFKEQQVVNLKSEFNGVVREAHNFKVIGYEIPKNCCATYFPETNVLVPLDSFAHTAKTPASKSVIIRVEAITPERLS from the coding sequence ATGAGTTCATCTCCAAAAGACAAGGCCAAAACACCCGAAGGTTTTTCAAATTTAAAAACAAAAACGCCTCCAAAGAATAGTGTAGGTATGCCTGCTATAAAGGCAGCCGTTGGTCATGCAGTAAAATACATGAATCCTGCCGATGCCTTAAAAATTTCACTTAAATTAAATCAAAAAGGCGGGTTTGATTGTCCAGGTTGTGCATGGCCAGATCCAGACGATGCCCGTTCTTTTTTAGGTGAATATTGCGAAAATGGCATAAAGGCGATGGCAGAAGAAGCGCAAAACAAGACCATTGGTGCCGAATTTTTTGCGAACCATTCCGTTGATGAATTGGCTGGTTGGTCTGACTTTGAAATTGGGAAATCAGGGCGTTTGTCCGAACCCCTATTTTTGGCATCAGGAGCTACGCATTATCAGCCCATTTCTTGGGATGATGCTTTTAAAAAAGTGGGGACACATTTAAATGCTTTGGACTCACCGAATGACGCTGTGTTTTATACTTCTGGAAGAACCACCAACGAAGCCGCTTTTTTATACCAATTATTTGTGCGTGAGTTTGGTACATCCAATTTGCCGGATTGTTCTAACATGTGTCATGAAGCTAGTGGGAGTGCCCTTTCCGAAACGTTAGGAATCGGCAAAGGCTCTGTGACTTTAGACGATTTGTATAAAGCGGAATTGGTAATAGTGATGGGGCAAAACCCTGCTACCAATCACCCAAGAATGTTGACTGCTTTGGAAAAATGTAAAAAAAACGGTGGTAAAATAATGGCTATCAATCCGCTACCGGAAGCTGGCTTGGTGAAATTCACTAATCCGCAAAATCCTTATAAATTACTAACGGGTGGCACTAAAATAACCGATGTATTTGTACCTATTACTATAAACGGCGATGTCGCTTTTATAAAAGCCCTACTTATTAAATTACTTGAAAAAGAAACGATTGACGGCGGTGTGGTTGATGAAGGCTTTATAAAAGAGTTTACACATGGTTATGAAGCCTTTGTTTCAGATTTAAAGACTTATAATTTTGAAGACTGTTTGCAAGCGTCTGGTGTTTCAAAAGAAATTTTTGATGAAGCATTCCATTTAATCCTAAACAACAATAAAATCATTATTTGTTGGGCTATGGGTTTAACGCAACACCAAAATGCGGTAGATAATATTCGTGAGTTGGTCAATCTCTTGTTATTAAAAGGAAGCATTGGTAAAGAAGGCGCTGGCACGTGTCCGGTACGTGGGCATTCCAATGTGCAAGGTGATAGAACCGTTGGTATTTGGGAATCGGCTCCACAGGCTTTTTTAGATAAAATTGAGGCTAAATATGGTTTTAAACCAAGTCCTAAACATGGCTATTCTGTTATTGATGCCATAAAAGCGATGTACGAGAAAAAAGCAAAGGTGTTTTTCGGAATGGGCGGCAACTTTATTTCGGCAGTACCGGATACTTTATATGCTGCCCAAGCATTAGCCAATTGTAATTTAACGGTTCATGTGAGCACAAAATTAAATCGGTCACATTTAGTGACTGGTAAAGAAGCTTTGATTTTACCTTGTTTGGGGCGCTCGGAAAAAGATTATCAAAAAACGGGTATTCAGGTTCAAAGTGTTGAAAATTCTATGGGTATCGTGTCTTCAACCAAAGGTGTTTTAGAGCCTTGTTCAAAAAAAATAATAAGCGAAGTGGCCGTAGTTTGTGGTATGGCACATGCTACTTTAAAGAACAGAACCAAAATAAATTGGCTTCAGTACAAAGATGATTATAATTTGGTACGCCATGATATTCAAGAGGTTGTAGATGGATTTGACGATTATAACAGCAAACTAAAACAACCTTCAGGATTCTACTTACCTAATGGAGCCCGTTACAGAAACTTCAAGACCAAAACTGGGAAAGCCAATTTTTCACTGAACAGGTTACCAAAATGGAAACTTAAGGACGGGGAGTTGGTTATGATGACCATTCGCAGTCACGATCAGTTCAATACGACTATTTACGGATTAAACGATAGGTACAGAGGTATTTATAACGAGCGGCGTATTATTTTTATGAACCGTGATGATATGGCAACTAGAGGTTTTAAAGAACAACAGGTTGTTAATTTAAAATCGGAATTTAATGGTGTGGTTCGGGAAGCCCATAATTTTAAAGTGATTGGTTACGAAATTCCTAAAAATTGCTGCGCTACGTATTTTCCAGAAACCAATGTGTTGGTTCCTTTAGATAGCTTTGCACATACGGCAAAAACACCGGCTTCAAAAAGTGTTATTATTAGGGTAGAAGCTATAACCCCTGAGCGCTTGTCATAG
- the nirD gene encoding nitrite reductase small subunit NirD has protein sequence MQNILEQYKSVTEAEVKTWFEVGTVSDFPENSGACIKYKTKQIAVYNFARKDKWYACQNLCPHKMEMVLSLGMIGDKDGVAKVACPMHKKNFSLEDGTNLGGDDLKIAVYPVKIESGNVYIGFSD, from the coding sequence ATGCAAAATATACTTGAACAATATAAATCGGTTACGGAAGCTGAGGTTAAAACGTGGTTTGAAGTTGGTACGGTAAGTGATTTTCCTGAGAATAGCGGTGCTTGTATAAAGTACAAAACCAAACAAATAGCGGTGTATAATTTTGCCAGAAAAGATAAATGGTATGCCTGCCAAAACTTATGTCCGCATAAAATGGAAATGGTGTTGTCTTTAGGAATGATTGGCGATAAAGATGGTGTTGCTAAAGTAGCATGCCCCATGCATAAAAAGAATTTTTCATTGGAAGATGGTACTAATTTAGGTGGTGACGATTTAAAAATTGCGGTATATCCTGTTAAAATTGAAAGCGGAAATGTGTATATTGGCTTTTCAGATTAA
- a CDS encoding fasciclin domain-containing protein, with the protein MKTKIQNLLLVTLLFFTCTLSAQWRSDEVLSDIENPENYTTIGLAQMDRNLSTFTNLIFISGLAPSMLMTDNHTVFIPTNEAFKKMQVKDFLYLTNPTNRADLIKFLKYHFLPNKVMLSKFNSSQIIETQGGQQINVSYDEPFGTAYIGGARIIKSDVKAKNGIIHVVDGVITPTEDVIFN; encoded by the coding sequence ATGAAAACAAAAATTCAAAATCTACTTCTAGTAACGCTCTTATTTTTTACCTGTACGCTATCAGCGCAATGGCGCAGCGATGAAGTATTAAGTGACATTGAGAATCCTGAAAATTATACAACTATTGGATTAGCTCAAATGGATAGAAACTTATCTACATTTACAAATTTAATTTTTATTTCAGGATTAGCGCCATCCATGCTCATGACAGATAATCATACCGTTTTTATTCCAACGAATGAAGCCTTTAAAAAAATGCAGGTTAAAGATTTTTTATATTTAACGAACCCCACTAACCGTGCAGATTTAATAAAATTTTTAAAGTATCATTTTCTGCCGAATAAAGTCATGCTATCAAAATTTAATAGTTCCCAAATTATAGAGACACAAGGAGGTCAACAAATTAATGTTTCTTATGATGAGCCTTTTGGAACAGCCTATATTGGTGGAGCAAGAATAATTAAAAGTGATGTTAAAGCAAAGAATGGTATTATTCACGTTGTTGACGGCGTCATTACACCCACTGAGGATGTTATATTTAATTAA
- a CDS encoding response regulator transcription factor, translating to MNIINVVLADDHVLVRDGIKALLEDQEGIQVIDEASNGLEALEVIKKHKPHLLIVDIRMPELNGIEVVKEINKRYSDVRTLVLSMHDSEEYVVKAIQAGADGYLLKGASKEEFLKALHKVASGGKYFTGDISAIIMNNFVNGNTTTTTVEEKPIADPFNLTKREKQILNLVLQLKNNKDIAEELQISKRTAEVHRFNLMKKLDVKNLMELSNKAKEFDLV from the coding sequence ATGAATATTATAAATGTAGTTTTAGCAGATGACCACGTACTGGTAAGAGACGGTATTAAGGCGCTTTTAGAAGACCAAGAAGGTATTCAAGTTATAGATGAAGCTTCTAACGGCTTGGAAGCTCTTGAGGTAATAAAAAAGCACAAGCCCCATTTGTTGATAGTAGATATTCGTATGCCAGAACTTAATGGTATTGAGGTTGTTAAGGAGATTAATAAAAGATATTCTGATGTTAGAACGCTGGTGCTTTCCATGCATGATTCAGAAGAATACGTAGTTAAAGCCATTCAGGCAGGTGCCGATGGTTATTTGCTTAAAGGAGCAAGTAAAGAAGAATTTTTAAAAGCGTTGCATAAAGTTGCTTCTGGAGGAAAGTATTTTACTGGAGATATTTCGGCGATCATCATGAATAATTTTGTGAATGGAAATACCACCACTACGACTGTGGAAGAAAAACCAATAGCGGATCCATTCAACCTTACTAAAAGAGAAAAACAGATTTTAAATCTTGTTCTACAGCTAAAAAACAATAAAGATATTGCCGAAGAACTTCAAATAAGTAAGCGTACTGCCGAAGTACACCGTTTTAATTTAATGAAAAAACTAGACGTTAAAAACCTTATGGAACTAAGTAATAAGGCCAAGGAATTTGATTTGGTTTAA
- a CDS encoding sensor histidine kinase, producing MTKNGNSLDQRTFDRLSRLYIIALSTIALSVILSQILVRKHLNDQQSDSSVINVAGRQRMLSQKLTKEIVSLSTENTPKQRILLKEKIKQTLKLWEQSHHALQQGNDSLGLPGNNSAVIKEKFKVLNPTFDTISKASKSIIEKIENIPPLPLSAFIDDIEKVKENESHFLLVMDQIVNQYDLEADAKVSWLRKLEMLLMVLTLLILLGEFLFIFWPTAKSVKSTLAELLIAEKKAKKMAFDADELSVSKEKSIKELRALSHAMDETLLFARITPNGALVHMGKKFSRLFKFTKFSSSANFSEILSINETEQLEIENLIAKHKKTGWQGEVKATTRDNHDVWLEMAIIPFNPTDDKSELLIIASEITARKAAQIEIARLTKESFEEKMNQQKVISSKIIENQEKEQNRIAKDVHDGIGQMLTGLKYNLESIDIKDINKTASKIEHLKELTSNIIKGVRTATFNLTPPELSDHGIVPAITKLTQELGKLTAKHIVLFNKTDFNQRLDSLVEINIYRIVQEAINNAIKYADSTHILVSLSHSENILSIVIDDNGKGFDPNKVKNVKNGDGGMGMTFMRERIKYIDGRLFLNSEIGKGTRVTLNIPITD from the coding sequence ATGACAAAAAACGGTAATTCATTAGATCAACGCACTTTTGATAGATTAAGCCGTTTGTACATTATCGCATTAAGTACTATTGCACTTTCTGTGATTTTGAGTCAAATACTGGTGCGTAAACATCTTAACGACCAACAAAGTGATTCTTCGGTTATAAATGTGGCGGGGAGGCAGCGTATGTTAAGTCAGAAATTAACAAAAGAAATCGTTTCACTTTCAACCGAAAACACTCCAAAGCAACGCATACTTCTTAAAGAAAAAATAAAACAAACATTAAAACTTTGGGAACAATCGCACCACGCGCTTCAACAAGGTAATGATAGTTTGGGTTTGCCCGGTAACAACAGTGCTGTAATTAAGGAGAAATTTAAAGTTTTAAACCCAACGTTTGACACTATTAGTAAGGCATCAAAATCTATTATTGAAAAAATTGAAAACATACCACCGTTACCGCTATCGGCATTTATAGATGATATTGAAAAGGTAAAGGAAAATGAAAGCCATTTTCTTTTGGTAATGGATCAAATTGTTAATCAGTACGATTTAGAAGCCGATGCCAAAGTGAGTTGGTTGCGTAAGTTAGAGATGCTGTTAATGGTGCTTACGCTACTTATATTATTAGGGGAATTTCTATTTATTTTCTGGCCAACAGCAAAATCGGTAAAATCAACCTTGGCCGAATTATTAATTGCTGAAAAGAAAGCTAAAAAAATGGCTTTTGATGCTGATGAATTGAGTGTGTCCAAAGAAAAATCCATTAAAGAATTACGGGCATTAAGCCATGCTATGGACGAAACTCTTTTGTTTGCCAGAATTACGCCTAATGGTGCTTTGGTGCATATGGGAAAGAAGTTTTCGCGTCTTTTTAAATTTACTAAATTTAGTAGTTCTGCTAATTTTTCAGAGATACTTTCAATAAATGAAACCGAACAATTAGAAATAGAAAATTTAATAGCTAAGCATAAAAAAACAGGCTGGCAAGGAGAAGTAAAGGCAACCACCAGGGATAATCATGATGTTTGGTTGGAAATGGCCATTATTCCTTTCAATCCCACCGACGACAAATCGGAACTCCTAATCATTGCATCCGAAATAACAGCACGTAAAGCTGCTCAAATTGAAATAGCACGCCTAACAAAGGAAAGTTTTGAGGAGAAAATGAACCAGCAAAAGGTGATTTCAAGTAAAATTATAGAGAATCAAGAAAAAGAGCAAAACCGAATAGCTAAAGATGTGCATGATGGTATTGGACAAATGCTTACGGGTTTAAAATATAATTTGGAAAGTATTGATATTAAGGACATAAATAAGACGGCTTCTAAAATTGAACATCTTAAAGAACTTACTTCAAACATTATAAAAGGTGTTAGGACCGCCACATTCAATTTAACACCACCGGAGTTGTCCGATCATGGTATTGTGCCGGCAATTACTAAGTTAACTCAGGAATTAGGGAAGCTTACAGCAAAACATATTGTACTGTTCAATAAAACCGATTTCAATCAGCGTTTAGACTCGTTGGTGGAAATAAATATTTATCGTATTGTACAAGAAGCCATTAATAATGCCATTAAATATGCTGATTCTACCCATATTTTAGTGTCTTTATCACATAGCGAAAACATACTAAGTATTGTTATAGATGACAATGGTAAAGGTTTTGATCCCAATAAGGTTAAAAATGTTAAAAATGGTGATGGTGGGATGGGAATGACCTTTATGCGGGAACGTATTAAATATATAGATGGCCGTTTATTTCTAAATTCAGAAATAGGGAAGGGAACACGGGTAACGTTGAATATACCTATAACAGATTAA